TTTTCGCAATTTGCTTGTTCAAAGTCGACAAAGCTGCCGCGAGCAGTGGGTGTACTGCGTAGTGAATATACAGAGACCTATTTTCATACGGAACTATGGCGGCATGCAGACGCAATCACTGCAACATTAGCTTGGCAACATTAGCTTGTCACTAATGAGTATCAATCCGCTGGGTCGTGACCCCCCCCAAACAGATAAAGGGTTGTCTATATAAATTAATTTGATGCccttaattacatttttatcagtggTGCTATCAATACAACATACCGTCCACAATACAGTTCCCTCTACCGTTGAGTAAAGACAGTTTTAGTGGCTTTTCAGTTGTCATGGTTACATTCCTGCGTTCAAAATGGCATCCTTGCTTGGAGAGCAACTATTTCAAATTAGTGGTCAGGGTCCACCACCTTCAAAAGACTTTTTCCAACTTGTGATTACCAAAAATGAGGTGGAGTATTagtatatgtttatatatagaATTGTTTCTATGCAGTTGTTGCTGGTTCTGTAAAACTGTTTACATTGTTAGCTGAGGAAATAGAGCGAATTGATtctaaaaagacacagcaatATAACCTATTTGTTAAAAGAATGGACATTTAAAATAAGGGAAATATGTTACTCTAGCCTGAatgcattaaaatgttattctttttttgcaaCTGTAGATAATATGGACATCGTGGAAGATTTCTTTGCGACCTGGAAGTAGAGGCATTGCACCCAGGCAGCTAAAGTCAACTCATCACAATTTCCTCCATGATAAAATGTTACTACGTAAGGTTTCTTCTTCAGATTAATCACTTCCCAAAAAATCTTAGATTTGTCTTGTGGCACCAGAGACATCTTTGAACTTTTTTGGTTCaatgaaaatgatttgacaGAGAATGCTTATGCAAGTTTTTGTCAGTCTTATTCTGTGCCTTGGCATTTGTCATCTGTAGATGAAGTGACCACTGTTTTTGGCCAGAGGATCCTTGAATACACAAAATCACTTTGTGAAGGAAGGTTTGATTATCTGGAGCGCCTACCTGATGATTTATTACTCAGAATCGTGTCCTATCTACAGCTGAAAGACACCACAGTGCTGGCACAGGTTTCACAAAGATTTAGTAAGGTGAGAGTCTACTAAAATGACAAGTTCACGGCAGTATTTTACTGTACATAATGCAGTTTTTCTCATCCGCATTGGGTTCTCTTTTCATGTGCTCTGTTTGGATTCTATCAGTTCTGCAACTCTGAGAAGTTTTGGGAGCAAACTGTGAGGAATCGCTGTGCTGAGTTTACTAGTAACATGGAGGGCATAGCCACTGCCATGGGTTGGAGGAGGACCTTTTTCACCTTCTTCCACAAGAGTAACAATAAAGACCAGCAGTAAAAGTTTAATTATTGTTCTAAACCATTGTAATACAAGTGCTCATCACAGTGGATGACAACTAATATTCACTTTGTGAAAATTGAGGAGTGTTTTTCAACCAGATTTAGTGAGTGAATTTTTGATCTAAAAAAATTGTgccaatttttaaaaatgtgttgttatgttgttgtcACAGTCTGGATGAGAAGATTTATAGCTATTCAGTGGAGCCACTGTCACTTGCAAGTTAGGTGTGTCTGAAACAGTGTGCAATGTGTGACATTACAGGTAAATATAATGCATGTATTTTATAATATGGAATTTAGGCCTGATTATGTCTCCTGAATTATACACTGGTAAAACACAATTGAAAATGGTGtataaccaaaaacaacaaaaaacacacacaaaaaaacgctGTAATGGCATCATAGCAGGTCGATGGTAAATTTTAACAtatacttcctgtttacattttcCATTTGCTGTGAACTGTAGTTGCGCCCTCTGCTGAAGGCCCCCAGCACCTTTGCTTAAAGCTGATGTGGCCAATGGGTTTGTGCTGTGTTCTGTTAAACAGTCAGCAGAGGGTGCAACACTGCAATGAAAACTAGAACCAGAGGATGGGAGGAGATCAGGCAAATAAGCCCTTGGGTAACGTGTGCAAAACAAGTTCTGTAGTTCTGGATACCATATTCAGGCCTAAAGACTACAACACACCTATTTTGGACTGAAACCTTGTACACATATGTGTGGAAGGGAAGGGCATCTGTCACACTGCTAATACCTCACCCGAAACCTGTATAAGCAAGCTACAGTACTGTAAGACAACGGTatgcattgttttctttttctgttttctgtgccttAGTGGATCAGTGACAACATATGGTATAATAAAGGCTAACAAAGCAGTGATAAACGTATTCACAAAGTATTATCTGGATTCTCATAataatgaataagaaaaaaaaaacatgttgtgataataaaaacagcatattTTAATATGCAGGTAGTTTAGTAAATAGCTAGTCTCCCCTGTTGAATATAAACGATAGCTGGGAGTCAGAATGACATGACCgcacacagctctgactggTAGGTACCGCGGCCTATTATTAGCCTCTGATACCGCCTTCTCAGCTGAGTCTGGTCTaggaagaaaaatattcatTACGTAACAATAAAGGATCTGTCTCCCAGGCTAACTTCCTGAAtaccacagcagcaacaaggCCTCATACTGAGGCAGAGTGGAAGCTTCCATTTGTTTGTTGGATCCGTGCTACATGTTTTCTGCTTATCCCTTTTGCTCAACACATTCACCACACCACCCCTCCTTCTCAGCTCCTTTTTTGTGGGTCAGTGATGCAGCGGGAGTGACGCAGCAGTGGCAACAGCCTCCAGAAAGCAACTATACACAGCAGGAAACAGGGAACCTCTGCCAGAATTGTAGTCCACAGACAGCAGTGACGAGAGAAGATGGTAAAGGCCTAATCTAGGCCAAAGGAAGAATGGGAGCCGGGTAGTCGCTTTCCTTTGCTCCTCCTAAACAAACACCAGAGAAACTTCCACAGCGGCAGAGACTGGGCCGGCACGACCTTCTGCAAAGAAACCTTTTTGGTAGGCAACTCCAAGTGTGAGTGCTTGTTATGGAAGAAACATAAGAGCTTCCAGGGACGAGTGTCTTAGTATGCTAAGAGTGAATGCTTTGAAAATGAGGATGAGGCCTACTCAGCCTTGTACTGCAGTCATCAGCCTCCCTGCTGATGAGTGTCCCTACAGGCCGCAGCTGAGCTCGCAGAGCATCAAAGGCACAGAGGCCTGCGTATGTTATCCTGTTGCTCTAGAGCTGCTACTTCCAAAATATGAGCCACAATACGGAGCAATAGCTAAGCGCTTTAATTAGGGGCaaggcgtttttttttccaactgcaACTTTTCCAGTTGAGCTCGGCTGTGAATTTAGATAAGAAACACATTACTTACATGTTTATCTAACATAAATAATGATTCCTAACCTTTAAAACTACAAGCCAAGCATGCcgaattataaatatattaggGAGGGCCTTGGCTGCTATAAAATTTCCACTACGGTACAGTAGCGTGCTAAGTGttaaaatttactttttatttattttactggcTTAACACAGCCTGCCTGTATTTATCATATATGCAGTTCGTAAGTTGGATCTAAATTACTGATTATATTACCTAATTATTCAATCAGAAAAACACGCAGAAGTTTGCCCATAATCAAAATCCAGGGTGAAACGAGATCCAAACTAGAAGcagctcaaaaaataaaaaggataaatTCTTCTTAAAAGTCACTCACCCACATGGAaccaaacacgcacacaaacttgTTCTATTATCCCCATGGGGCTCTCACTCACAAATACACTAAAACAACAGGTGGCTGCTATGAATGGACAGACCAGTGATACCAGGAAGAAAGTTAATATCTTGTATGTTAAAGGTCTGACAGTCTGTAGATACAGAAATGTTGACATGGAGATCCATAAGTAGCATTGTTACATACTTGCTGTCTGTGGACAGACGTAGATTGtaacaaatattacaaagaaTGTATTTCTCACTCTCAATATGGAGAATATATACCTTGTCTTTCATATAATCTATTATCATATTGCCAATGTTGTGTTAAAATCATTGTGCTAGACAGATAGAATGCTTCTTGTGGATGCTACTACTCCTTCTTAATGCATTACTTAGGTACAGTTATAAACCTGGATCCCCATGAAGGCTCAACGCAGCTGaaggaagcaaataaaataaaagggttCGTAATCTATTATCCTCCTTAAAAAGTATGTGTAATAACATTGCTAGCCAAATTGAAGACATTTGCCATGAGCATCCTTGTCTTTCTCCAGTTTTTGGTTGGTTACACAgatattacaatttttttttcactattttaaTGCATAAATGTTTTACCTTCAACGTGTATTGAATGAAGTGGAGTTAATAGTAAACACATGACGGCATCGTGCAGAAACATTTAGTGTGACGTTATAGAAACGCAAAGGATCATATCATGCTCCAAAGGTAAACAATATGGTGGCAGATCTACCAAAAGTCAAAACTAATTATTTGAAGCAGATATTAATCTCAGACTGATTAATAAAGGGACTAATATAAGACAAATGAAATCCAGGTTAATGTTTTCTGACACAGTCACGTTtatttaataaatcattttaaggCATTAACAGTCCTATTAAAAGAATCTCATAGTGGCTGTATGTCATACAATTCAGAGGCTTTGTCCAAGACCAGAAATCTTTACTTTATGCTGATCTCATATTTTTATCTCATGTGCTGATTGCAGAAATGGAAACAAGACAATACAGCAGCTAAGATTTTGGAGGTTACAGTGATCATTGTGCATATTTTTAGAAAGGATCACAAACAGATCATAACGAGTGCACTTCCTTCTTTAAGTGCAATGAACAGCAGGCATACTGATATAGCACCTGCTATTTTTTGAAGCCAGCcgtgcaaagaaataaaacggAGGTCATAGTCAGAATGAGAAGATCTTCATGGTCATATGACTCTACGCtcagtgtaaataaaacagtggCTTCCGTTCTCAGAGGCTGGTGAGACGCTCTCAGTCATGTTGTTTAGCTTGCTCCCCTCCCCCTCGTCTGCAGTGCTGACGCATCTGCTGCTTTTGCATCAATCAGCAGCCTCTATATAGGTATACCCTGAGTTCCCGCTAATAGCAGACGTGTCTGTGTCTCAGCCCTGCATTCAGTTTGCATGCTCACTGCAGCTGTGACAAAAAGCACTGATGAACATCTGTGCTGGGCTGCACAACGGCGCACCAGTCAGTGCCATCTTCCCTTGCGTTCTGCATTACCTAACCACAGTGAATGCGTAAGCACGGACGAGGGCTTTGCTGTAATGTACTGCTGCACAGGCAGGGACTGCGTGCACCAGCTTCAAACAGATGGTGTAGCGTTATGCATTCAAGGTACACGTTATTTCTAGAGATAATTTCCTTTCACGCAAAAGGCATCTTCCTTTTTGCTCACAATTGAGCTGCATCAGGATGTATTTGGTGCAGCATCGGAGAGGTTTAATACGGCATTTGTTGTACAGCAGAGAGCCCCTCGCTCTATGCTGCTATAGCAATGCAGCTGAGCGTTTTATCTGGCTGTTGAAGCGAGTACAGAGCTGATGTGTGATGTAGCACCCTGCATTTCTCCGTTCTCCCTACAGCCCTCTGCCATGCTTAATAAAAGTTGCTGTTTCCTGCTCGGTGGCACCAGAACGAAAGCCTCAGCCGCCCAGCTAGCACAAAGGCAAACCTATATTCGGATTTagccacatactgtataaaggCTGAGTTATTCCTATAGCTGTAGTAGGACGGAAGAGGGACATGCAGATGAGGGCAGGGCAGATCTAGCCCAGGACCAGGGCTGCATGGATAGAGTCGAAGGACGTTGGCGCTGGAGTCATCtgcacacagagagggagggagaggaagaaagacgtCAGAAAAAGCTCTGCTTCTGACAACACCACTGCGaccatcacagaaaaaaaactactttcacCTTGCTCCCGCAAAACAGTTTTTCATGTATAGTTGGGTGTATACAGGGCTGTAGAAAAGGAATACTGCATGACATTGTTTCCTGTTCGCCCTGCATCACTTTCTCTGATTTACTAAGGTATGTTTTGCATGGTTTCCCTAAATTTCTAACCTTTCTTTCAACTGCGGAAGTACGTTTGCAGAGGTGCGTGAAGTGGCTTTTGCTTTGACATTTCGCTCTGTGTATGACAATACTGCTCCTGATGCAGTCATTTCTTGTTATGTGGTTTTGTATGTGGGGATTTTTACTTTACagaaacaagattaaaaaaatatattgtcttTGAAGGTAAACTTAGGCTGGGTGTGGCAAATTAAGAAGCATTGATGGCAAATTCTAAATTTCCGCTCAGCGTGTGGTGGCAATACACCACAACGGACGGTacaaattatgaaaaatgaatgtgatgaaGTAAAATAGCATCACATAGGAAAGGATGAAATGGTTCTACATACGGCACAGACAGTGACATTTGTAAATGTGAGGCACATCACTTGCACTTGTGGTGATGTGATGCATGGCAAAGTCCATATCGTGctgcagacaaagacacacagtccaatatatatatacaccaggATATTAAAAGCGGAGGCAAAGGCAAACCTCAATGGCAGAGCAGATTGCTGCGTGTTGCAGGTTCTCAGAGAAGGCAGGATGTTTgcgaggaagagagaggggacgGTAAACCCGGACAGCTAATACAGTCAATTGCCATCCAGCTGAATCCCAATAAGTGCTGCGCCATAGCATGTTGCCATGACAACGGAGGCCCGTCTGAGAAAGAAGGCAGGAGggtggttgtgttttcatcagtCTGAGAGGCTTTAAAAAACGGCGGCCATATTGTATTTGTTGCACGAATGCAAAAttggaaacaaatgaaaaaaataaacattgacTGGCATCAGTAGTAGATTACCTCAAGCTACCTGGAGTAAACAAAATGTACATTAATTGACAACAACACATCTGTATGTCGtgcgagacaaaaaaaaaaaaaaaaattgaaacatACAACAAAATTAGAAACTCAACTTCCTGTTAATGTAACGTAACTCATATTAAAACCTGTATCAAGGCAAATGAAGCTCTTCTCCCATTTCATTCTAATTTTCTCTTGATTTTACACTAAATACAGCAATATAGAGTTACAGTCGGCCAAAACGTCTTAGGGAAAGAATTAATAGTCTCCTTACAAATTGTACATTCAATGAGGCAGTTACTTTTGAATTTGAGTTGGACATTGACAATTCATCACTTACAAGTGTCTTAGCAAATACAATGAGCATGCTACGTAAGACCTGATAAATGACTCAGACAACACTAATTCTGGTATGAGTAGGCCACAGTTAGAGCGTCATGCTGGGTGAGACATTctctttaaaagtcaaaatgtatGAACTTTAACTATCCCCAAGATTGCAGATCAAACTAATCCACTAATTCGGGTTCGTCAATATACAAAACGCATGTAAATCGAAAAACGTGTGCTAGGAACGTGTCTCCTGCATTGCAAGGAATGTAATACGATCCAATGCATTGGAGATTAATAGCAATATTGTTAGGAAGTTAACAGAGGACATTAGACTGTTTGGCTTTTCATAGCATTGATTATGCGCTATATGACATTAAATCAGTGGATCTTTATAACAGCAACTTTCTATGATACAAGTGAAATGATGCTGTCAACTGCCAACTGCCAACTGAAGAAAGGAGCACATGACTCATCAGCATATAACTGTCTGAATGTCATGTTCATCACAACTTGGGTATTGCGAAGAACAGGCTTGTCATGACAACCAGTCCTAGCGCACAGCTATGGAAGCACACCGGATATATTACCACTATATTGAATTTTCATTTGacatagtaaaaacaaaaatctatctAATCGGTTCTGGGATTAATACGTAATCCACTGTTTCCgtgtaagaaaaacaaagtcaatCCGGTAGAAGTTAACAATattcaaaactttattttatcagAACCAACACCATATAAGTTAATCTGTccaaatcaaatttaaattaaGTCACATTTACAATGAAGCTAAAGAGTACTTTTCAGTGCCACCAGTATTTGGGAGTTCAATATCAGGCTGGAAGCATGTGGACAGTACTTTGGACGTACTTTCCCACATATTTACcgatctctcacacacaggtcTATTGCTCGCAGTAATAATACACCCTCACTGTAGCACAGATGAGATTTAATAATGATTCTATACAAGCGAAACAAGATAAAGAGTcagttcagtaaaaaaaaataaataaataaataaaaaaatcagcagATGAGGATAGATGGGATTCCATTCTTCATTCTTTATGGTTTACAAGGGGACtttttattcaataaaatgaaaactattcAATGATTCTTGCATCAGAAGTGTTGACTGTGTCTGTTGACACTATGCCTATCTATCAGGtcattgctgccatctagtgttgGAACGCATGAATAgctaaaacaacataaaatgtgGATTTGTGTCTTCAAAAAACAGGTTCTCTGTTTTGtagtaatttgttttaattgtttcttctttttttagatGACTGTGGTTTCTCCATGCACTCAGAACCTGATGGATAATGCTCATCCTCACACTGTGCTTAGCAAGCTCAATGAGCAGCGCTCACAAGGCCTCTTCTGTGATGTTACCATTGTGGTGGAGGATGTAAAGTTTCGGGCCCACAGGAACATCCTGGCAGCCTGCAGCGGGTACTTCAGGAATGCCCTGACAACTTCTGAGACATGGAGCTCTAGCCAAGTGCTGGAGCTGATGGACCTGAAGTCCGAGGTGTTTGCCAGTATCCTCAACTTTATATACTGCTCAAAGGTGGCTTCACCTGGTGCAGAGGACACAGGTGGGCTGGTAGCAGCTGGAAAAAGACTAGGAATTCCTTTTTTAGAAAAGCTTGCAGAACAAGAGAAGCAGGATGAATGTGTCAAAGCCACAGACTGCTGCACAGTGCCAGTgtctaaacacacaaaaaaggaaactcCCAGGCTT
This sequence is a window from Mugil cephalus isolate CIBA_MC_2020 chromosome 9, CIBA_Mcephalus_1.1, whole genome shotgun sequence. Protein-coding genes within it:
- the fbxo36a gene encoding F-box only protein 36a produces the protein MASLLGEQLFQISGQGPPPSKDFFQLVITKNEIIWTSWKISLRPGSRGIAPRQLKSTHHNFLHDKMLLHEVTTVFGQRILEYTKSLCEGRFDYLERLPDDLLLRIVSYLQLKDTTVLAQVSQRFSKFCNSEKFWEQTVRNRCAEFTSNMEGIATAMGWRRTFFTFFHKSNNKDQQ